The following coding sequences lie in one Corynebacterium humireducens NBRC 106098 = DSM 45392 genomic window:
- a CDS encoding YbaN family protein, protein MAPYPAGELMLRPLLVVVGAVSLALGVLGIVLPVLPTTPFLLLSAFCFARSSERLHTYLVNHPVLGEYISNYHDATMTRAHKVRTIVMLWLSIVLSTGYLAWSGRTIPAVILPFIAAGVTVHILTLRPRREPPAPPAEQ, encoded by the coding sequence ATGGCCCCGTACCCGGCTGGTGAACTGATGCTGCGGCCGCTCCTCGTCGTCGTCGGAGCGGTGAGCCTGGCGCTCGGCGTCCTCGGCATCGTCCTGCCGGTCCTGCCGACGACGCCGTTCCTGCTGCTCAGCGCGTTCTGCTTCGCCCGCAGCTCGGAACGGCTGCACACCTACCTGGTCAACCACCCCGTGCTGGGCGAGTACATCAGCAACTACCACGACGCCACGATGACACGCGCCCACAAGGTGCGCACGATCGTCATGCTGTGGCTGAGCATCGTGCTCTCGACCGGCTATCTCGCCTGGTCAGGCCGCACGATCCCGGCGGTCATCCTGCCGTTCATCGCGGCGGGGGTGACCGTCCACATCCTCACCCTGCGCCCCCGGCGAGAGCCTCCAGCTCCGCCAGCTGAGCAGTGA
- a CDS encoding DUF4177 domain-containing protein has protein sequence MEYKVVEIREGLIGGKLSGKKLEKILNEQAREGWLYKSMTSVDVKGRVGPGGVDGLLVVFERPN, from the coding sequence ATGGAGTACAAGGTCGTGGAGATCCGTGAGGGACTCATCGGTGGCAAGCTGTCCGGGAAGAAACTGGAGAAGATCCTCAACGAGCAGGCTCGGGAGGGGTGGCTCTACAAGTCGATGACGTCCGTCGACGTCAAGGGCCGGGTCGGTCCGGGAGGTGTCGACGGCCTGCTCGTGGTCTTCGAGCGTCCGAACTAG